The Acetomicrobium sp. S15 = DSM 107314 genomic interval CAGCGAGGGAAACCAATATTAAATAGGGCATGAGAAGGCGAGTCAAGTTCGTCGCCAAGACGGCATCCTGCCCCTTAAAGCCGGGGGCTATAAGAAAGAC includes:
- a CDS encoding lipid II flippase MurJ yields the protein MPYYSPLISFIICSAYLGVVAIFAPYLVFLIAPGFKGQDAVLATNLTRLLMPYLILVSLA